Proteins encoded within one genomic window of Lysinibacillus louembei:
- a CDS encoding YuzB family protein — protein MNPMVEFCISNLANGAQETYEALEKDPNIDVLEYGCLSFCTKCSESFYALVNGDIVEADSPSELTKKIYDYIEENPLW, from the coding sequence GTGAATCCAATGGTTGAATTTTGTATTAGCAATTTGGCAAACGGTGCACAGGAAACATATGAAGCACTTGAAAAAGATCCAAATATTGATGTGCTAGAATACGGTTGCTTGAGCTTCTGCACAAAATGTTCCGAATCCTTTTATGCACTTGTTAATGGAGATATCGTAGAAGCTGACTCTCCGAGTGAGCTAACGAAAAAAATATATGACTACATTGAGGAAAATCCTCTTTGGTGA